The following coding sequences lie in one Verrucomicrobia bacterium CG1_02_43_26 genomic window:
- a CDS encoding aminotransferase, with translation MYYKLFIPGPIAVSPKTYQAMAKPLVGHRSPDFVQLYQKMQPKLQALYYTKDPVYISTSSSWGVMESAVRNLCRKKVLNCMSGAFSDKWHEVSLRCGLDAGKLQYEWGTAVKPEDVRKALQTGEYDAITLIHNETSTGTMNPLAEIMAVVREFPEVMSIVDTVSSFTVQAIEKDNLGIDVILAGSQKALALPPGIALFSVSQRALKKAETISGRGYYFDFLEFHKNHEKGMTPSTPNISLIYGLESKLDDIFEEGLENRYARHKRLNHAVRDWVKRNGFELFPEDEKYGSIGLNCIKNIREIDIVALNKALKERYQCVIDTGYGKLKGKAFRISNMGDETDETIDTLLSQIEGLIHEFVAVR, from the coding sequence ATGTATTACAAGCTTTTCATACCTGGCCCAATAGCAGTCTCCCCAAAAACATATCAAGCAATGGCAAAGCCACTGGTAGGCCACAGAAGTCCAGACTTTGTGCAATTATACCAAAAAATGCAGCCGAAGTTGCAAGCATTGTATTATACAAAAGACCCCGTTTACATTAGCACGAGTAGCTCATGGGGTGTGATGGAATCAGCTGTCAGGAATTTGTGTCGGAAAAAAGTACTAAACTGCATGAGCGGAGCTTTTTCAGACAAATGGCATGAGGTGAGCCTACGATGTGGGCTAGACGCAGGAAAACTACAATACGAATGGGGAACGGCCGTAAAACCGGAAGACGTACGCAAAGCCCTTCAAACAGGCGAGTATGACGCAATCACGCTTATCCATAACGAGACTTCAACTGGTACCATGAACCCACTAGCGGAAATCATGGCTGTCGTCAGAGAATTCCCTGAAGTGATGAGTATTGTGGACACCGTAAGCTCGTTCACCGTACAAGCCATTGAAAAAGACAATCTGGGCATTGATGTCATTTTAGCAGGCTCACAAAAGGCATTAGCTTTACCCCCCGGAATAGCTCTGTTCTCTGTTTCTCAACGAGCATTAAAGAAAGCTGAGACGATTAGCGGGCGTGGCTATTATTTTGATTTTCTTGAATTCCATAAAAACCACGAAAAAGGCATGACGCCGAGCACACCAAATATATCCCTTATTTACGGCCTGGAATCAAAGCTAGATGATATTTTTGAAGAAGGGCTTGAAAATCGTTATGCTCGCCATAAACGGTTGAACCATGCAGTGCGTGATTGGGTAAAGCGAAATGGGTTTGAACTATTCCCTGAAGATGAAAAATATGGCTCAATTGGCTTAAATTGTATAAAGAACATACGAGAGATTGATATTGTCGCATTAAACAAAGCCTTGAAAGAACGCTACCAGTGCGTGATTGATACCGGCTACGGTAAACTGAAAGGAAAAGCGTTTCGGATATCTAATATGGGAGACGAGACCGATGAGACGATTGACACTTTATTAAGTCAAATAGAGGGCTTGATTCACGAGTTTGTTGCGGTTAGATAG
- a CDS encoding type I glutamate--ammonia ligase translates to MHAKEIIARAKADNVKVVDLKFCDIHGSWHHFTVPVSELTETAFKDGFGFDGSSIRGWKGIEASDMLVLPDPETAFVDPFVEVNTLSIICDIEDPITREPYDRSPRGIAKKAQEYLKSTGFADTAYFGPESEFFIFDDVRYASDDHHSFYAVDSEEGAWGTAGDDGFSNLAYKIRNKGGYMPVPPSDKLMDIRNEMVLTMIELGMNIERQHHEVATAGQCEIDLRYDTLLKMADHMCLYKYIVKNVAYQHGKTATFMPKPIFGDNGSGMHIHMSFWKKNKTIMAGDGYAGLSKEAIWMIGGILKHASALCAICNPTNNSYKRLVPGYEAPVTLAYSARNRSAICRIPTYENSPKSKRIEFRCPDPSANPYLAYSALMMAALDGIDNKIDPGEPMDKNLYDLPPEEAKQLNFVPDSLRGSLEALQADHAFLTKGEVFTEDFIHNFIELKMKEYDAIRLRPHPYEYNLYYDI, encoded by the coding sequence ATGCACGCAAAAGAAATTATAGCACGCGCCAAAGCTGATAACGTAAAAGTCGTAGATCTCAAATTTTGTGATATTCATGGTTCCTGGCACCATTTCACAGTCCCTGTTTCTGAGCTCACGGAAACCGCTTTTAAAGACGGTTTTGGTTTCGATGGATCCTCCATTCGTGGATGGAAAGGCATTGAGGCTTCCGATATGCTTGTTCTTCCTGATCCGGAAACAGCTTTTGTAGACCCCTTTGTAGAGGTTAATACATTGAGCATCATTTGTGATATTGAAGATCCTATCACAAGAGAGCCCTATGACCGCTCGCCTCGTGGCATTGCGAAAAAAGCTCAGGAATACCTAAAATCAACCGGTTTTGCGGATACTGCTTATTTTGGCCCAGAATCTGAATTCTTTATCTTTGATGATGTTCGCTATGCATCTGATGACCACCATTCTTTTTATGCAGTGGATTCAGAAGAAGGTGCTTGGGGAACGGCAGGTGACGATGGTTTCTCTAATCTTGCTTACAAAATTCGTAATAAAGGGGGCTACATGCCTGTCCCGCCATCAGATAAACTGATGGATATCCGTAACGAAATGGTCCTCACCATGATTGAGCTGGGTATGAATATCGAGCGTCAACACCACGAGGTTGCTACAGCAGGCCAATGTGAGATTGATCTTCGTTATGATACGCTCCTCAAAATGGCAGACCACATGTGCCTTTATAAGTATATTGTCAAAAATGTCGCCTATCAGCATGGCAAAACGGCTACATTTATGCCAAAGCCAATTTTTGGAGACAATGGTTCGGGCATGCACATCCATATGTCTTTCTGGAAAAAGAATAAAACAATTATGGCTGGGGATGGCTATGCAGGCCTCAGTAAAGAAGCCATCTGGATGATAGGGGGTATCCTTAAACACGCTTCGGCTCTATGCGCAATTTGTAACCCGACTAACAATAGCTATAAGCGACTTGTACCCGGATATGAGGCTCCGGTAACGCTGGCTTATTCAGCAAGAAACCGTTCAGCTATTTGCCGTATCCCCACTTACGAAAATAGCCCAAAATCAAAGCGCATCGAGTTTCGTTGTCCGGATCCTTCTGCTAACCCTTATCTCGCTTATTCAGCTCTCATGATGGCAGCACTTGATGGTATCGACAATAAAATTGATCCCGGTGAACCGATGGACAAAAATCTATACGATCTTCCCCCCGAAGAAGCTAAACAGCTTAATTTTGTTCCGGACTCGCTTCGTGGTTCCCTAGAAGCACTTCAAGCCGATCACGCTTTCCTTACCAAGGGAGAGGTTTTTACCGAGGACTTCATCCACAACTTTATTGAGCTGAAAATGAAGGAATATGATGCTATACGTCTACGGCCGCACCCGTATGAGTACAACCTATATTACGATATTTAG
- a CDS encoding tetraacyldisaccharide 4'-kinase — translation MISWLNSKWENFEQFVTDVIYDRREPTFAIHCFSTFLRSLSTLFRGIVQFRYLLYRKGIFRSRPLGCLVVVVGNLTVGGTGKTPVVEKFARSLQEQGRRVAILSRGYKSRSDSLAKKCYRWFTSKDPVPPKIVSDGHSVLLDSDVAGDEPYMLARNLPGVIVLVDKNRVKAGLYAIQKFGADTLILDDGFQYLPLRGRLNLLLIDKTNPFGNRHLLPRGILREPIRHLKRASYIFLTKSDGTPDEALNATIRKYNSSVDLIECTHKPRYFCSVSSGERLELSALKGKRVGTFSGIAVPESFEKFFKSIGIQLSYTKRFIDHHRFSYEELEHIFIEAKEAGIEAIVTTEKDAVRIPHFFKADIPFYYLRMEIDILDGASDFEQAVAKICFPKNERPITRSPFKVGKV, via the coding sequence ATGATTTCGTGGCTCAATAGTAAATGGGAAAATTTCGAGCAGTTCGTGACGGATGTCATCTACGACAGGCGCGAACCTACATTTGCTATTCATTGCTTTTCTACCTTTCTTCGATCCCTTTCAACGCTTTTCCGAGGCATTGTCCAATTCCGCTACCTTTTATACAGAAAAGGCATATTTAGATCACGCCCATTGGGCTGTCTGGTTGTTGTGGTGGGTAATTTAACAGTCGGGGGTACCGGAAAGACACCTGTTGTGGAAAAATTTGCTCGCAGTCTTCAAGAACAAGGTAGGCGAGTTGCTATCCTCAGTCGAGGTTACAAAAGTCGTTCCGATTCACTTGCTAAAAAATGCTATCGCTGGTTTACGTCCAAAGATCCCGTTCCGCCTAAAATTGTCAGTGATGGTCATTCTGTTCTCCTTGACTCTGATGTCGCGGGTGATGAGCCCTATATGCTGGCGCGCAACCTCCCGGGGGTGATTGTCCTCGTGGATAAAAATCGAGTCAAGGCCGGCCTTTATGCGATCCAGAAATTTGGGGCGGATACGCTTATTCTCGATGATGGTTTTCAATATCTGCCCCTTCGTGGCCGTTTAAACCTTCTTCTGATTGATAAAACCAATCCATTCGGTAATCGCCATCTCCTTCCTCGAGGTATTCTCCGAGAACCCATTCGGCACCTAAAACGGGCTTCTTACATTTTTCTAACAAAATCAGACGGTACGCCAGACGAAGCGCTAAACGCCACTATCCGCAAGTATAATTCGTCTGTAGATCTTATTGAGTGTACGCACAAACCGCGTTATTTTTGCTCTGTCTCTAGTGGCGAGCGCCTGGAGCTATCTGCTCTAAAAGGGAAGCGGGTAGGCACGTTCAGTGGAATTGCTGTTCCGGAAAGTTTTGAGAAATTTTTTAAATCCATCGGCATTCAGCTTTCCTATACAAAGCGTTTTATAGACCACCACCGCTTTTCATACGAAGAACTCGAGCATATATTTATAGAGGCCAAGGAGGCTGGCATAGAAGCTATAGTGACTACCGAAAAGGATGCAGTTCGCATTCCTCATTTTTTTAAGGCTGATATACCGTTTTACTATCTACGTATGGAAATCGATATCTTAGATGGTGCTAGCGATTTCGAACAGGCAGTTGCCAAAATCTGTTTCCCAAAAAACGAGCGGCCTATTACGCGTTCTCCGTTTAAAGTTGGAAAAGTTTAA